DNA sequence from the Leptospirillum ferrooxidans C2-3 genome:
CTGCTGTTTCCGATGCGAAATTCACGTCCCTGATTCCCGCCCGCGATGCTTGCACATTTGTTGTCGCGTTGTTCAGGTTCTTGATTGTCCATTCCATCCGATTCTGGATGGCGCCGATCGAACCCTGCACCTGAGTGATTTTTTCAAGGGCCGAATCCAGACGGTCAATCGCATTCTTTGCATCGCTCCTATCCAGGATCTTTGTGGAACCGATGCCGAGGGAACTGGCATCGAGCTTGCCCATCTTGACCGAAAGTCGATCATCGATCGATGTGTAGATACCGACGTGGAACTTGAATTCCGAATGGCTGCCATCGAGAATCTTCATTCCATTGAAGTCGGTGACCCGTGCGATACGGGAAATTTCAGAATTCAAATGTTGATATTCCTGATTCAACACCTTCAGATCCTTGTCCGAATAGGTGCCGTTCGCTGCCTGGATGGCCAGCTGACGCATCTTCAGAAGCAGCGTATTGTCGGTCATCAGGGCACCGGACGCCGTCTGGAGAAGATGGGTACCGTCATTGGCATTCCTGATCGCGGCGTTGTAGGAAAGAACCTGTCCGCCCATTCTCTGGCTGATGGCATATCCGGCAGGATCATCCGCCGGGGAGTTGACCCGGTATCCGGAAGAGAGCCGGTTGATATGCTTGGCCAGGGCTTCCTGGGTCCGGTTCAGGTTGTACTGCGCATTCATCGATGCAATGTTGTCATTGATGATCATTCCACTCATGACTGCCCTCCTTGGTTGTATTCACGGTCCAATCCTTGGACCGTCCTTGTTTTTTCAATCTGTCAGGCGCCTCATCTCCTTTCCCGGTCCTTGACGATGATGTCTATCCCGGAGTGCTTCCGCCCCGACGATTACTTGGGCGACTACCCCCTCCAGACTCTCTTCGGAGGATAGGAAAAATACTTTAGGAATCTCCGGATGCACCGGCGCTTTTCTCCTGTTCCCCCTTGAACAGGGGGAAACGGAGCCATCCGTCATCGTCAAAAAGAACAAACTGCTTCCCAGTGCGGTCCCCGGTCAGAACCACCAGAGGGCCCTGCAGATTGGCGGTCATTTCTTCCATATGCTCTCCCGGTATTGTCACAACCACCATAAGGCTCAGATCGCTTCCCAAAAACGCCTTGTCGGGCATAACGGCCAATACGCGGGAAGCGTAATCCGGAACCAGCTCGGAGGGGTCCATCACAACAAAGGCCAGGGAAGGTTCTTCCACGCTCTGGAGCCAGTAAAAGAGGCTGTTCTCGCCTGTTTCCAGAAGAAGATATCTCGTCAGTCCGGGAAATCCGAGAACGCCCTCGGGAAACGTAAGGACCCTTTCCGGATCGAGCGGGATGGTCCCGAATCGGGTTGTTTCGATTGTCATTTTCCTCCCTCCCCCGGGCTTTTTGGGGGATTATCTCCCGACCCTTTCTGTTTTTTTGCGTAGCGGCTGTTCAGAAGCTTCATCTGATCGGGCGTTGTTGTCGCCGCCTTTCGGTTCTCCTCCATGATCCGGTCAAAGACCTCATCCCTGTGGACGGACATCTCCGTCGGGGCTTCCACCCCAAGTCTCACGCTTCCACCCTTGACCTCGATCACAACGATGCGGATGCCATCGCCAATCGTGATCCCCTCACCGACCTTGCGCGTCAGGATTAAAATCTTTCACCTCCAGCCTGTAATCTGTCAGGAAAACAGGGCGTTTTGGGTATTTTGAATGATGTTTCTGGAGGCCTTTGTGGAGACCGCCAGAAGGTTCTGGTTCAGGGAGAGTTCCGAGACTGCCTTTGCGATATCCACATCCTCATTTTCGCTTTTCAGCGTCTTCAGGCTGATCTGATATCGCTCGAGACGATGAAGTGTCCGCCTGAGGGATCGCTCCCGTGTTCCAAGAACGGCGGCTTTTTCCGTAATCTGGTGGCTGGCATTTTCAAGGGAATCGATGGAGGAACGGATCCCCTGCGTGTCGTTTGATTGAAGCGCGTTGATAAATCTCCTCATGACCGGCAAAAGGCTTGTTCCTCCGGGATCGGAAACACTGTCCCCAAGCATCCGGGAGCCGACCTCGGAAACCCTCATAAGACCTGCCTCCCGAACACTCGATGTAAATCCCTGCTGGACGTAGGAACGGGAATCGTTTCCCTGATAGGCCACAGAAGCCGGGTGATTTTTGGGATCCGGAAACACAAACGGTTCGACCGTCACGTTTGTCCCCGAGAAAAGATACTGCTCCCCGGACTTCGTATTGGCAAGGGAGACGATCTGCTCGAGCACCCGGAGCATCTCCTGGGCTTCAACCCTGCGATTTTCTGGAACCATCGTATCGTTCGACATCCTGACGGCCATCGCCTTGGCATGGATCACAAGACTTCCCACCTGATCGAGGATGCTTTCCATCAACTGAAGCTTGACGACCCCCTCCCGAGCATTTTCCACAACCTGACGCGCCACCGCAAGAGTCCGGTTCACACGAAGCGATTCCCCCATACGCTCCGGAGCATCTCCCGGCTTTTCAAAACGCTTTCCGGACGAGATCTGGCGATCGACATCGTAGAGGTTCTCGATCGAGCGGTCGTGGGCGTCGACCACTTCCCGTCCGGTCATAAGCCCGGTCACCCGAATCATCTTCTCTCTCCCCCTGAGTTTTTCATCATGGACTCCTAAGCCTGATTCGGCAGGTGGACGAGAGTATCGAGAAGACGGTTCGTCATCTGCACAAGACTTGCAGAGGCCTGATAGGCCTTCTCGTACTGGATGATCCGGGCCGATTCGTCGGCGATGGAGACACCGGATACGGACATCCGCTGATTTTTCAACCCTTTTTCAATCACCATCTGGGCCTTGTAATTGTCTCTGGCCTCGCGAGACCATGAGCCGACCTGTGCCACTGTCTGGGAGTAGAAATCATGAAGCGTGGCCGTCCTGTCGGTTCCGGCAAAATGGACCCGATCGGACAACAGTCCAAAGAGATCATGGGCGTTCCGGTTGTCTCCCGCATTTTTCCCTTGGGAAACAGGATGTCTGGCCGCTGCAAGATCGGCCGGATCCTTGACCTCGACCTCCATCCCCAACGCCGCACCGGCAACGTCATTTCCTCCGGAAACATGAAATGTTCCTCCCGGGGATTTTCCGGAGGTCGTAATCCGGAGGGAATAGCCATCGACCTTGAGCGTTCCCGCCCCGCCGGAAATCTGGCTCGTTGCAACAACCGCGCCGGTCCGTCCGTCGGTCACAGTCACTTTTCCGGCAGAGACCGAAACGGTCAGCGGATGATCCGCGCGATTGGGTTCGACGGCATTGGCAACGACGGTGACGCCGCTCCCCTGACCGTCCTGGGTGACCGTGACTGTCGGGTGAAAGAAGTTGACCCCGGTGGCCCCTGAAAGTCCGTACCCCGACGCATGGACGGCATTCACATGGTTGATGACGGAGTGGGCAAGAATATCGAGATGTTGTTCAAGGTCCTTGATTTTCACATCCCTGACATTCAGGTATCCACCGATGGTCCCACCCTTGATCCGGTCGGTGATATCGATCGGTCCAGAGCCGGAATGGCCCGGAGGATCGATCAGGATCCGGACGGAGTCAGTCACAGGATCAATACGGGAGGAAAGAGTCCCGTTCTCCACATCCGATACCGAAATCTGGCCACCAAGGTGAAGCGTCATGGCCCCTTTCCGATCCTGGAAAAAATGGGCATTCAAGGCTTTTGAAACTTTGGCCGCCAGAACGGCCCTCTGGTCGATCAGGGTGTTGGGACTTTCTCCACCGGACTTCGCCTTGATGATCTGGCGATTCAGGGCAGCTATTTTCCCCAGGTCGACATTGACCCTGGCGACATCTTCCTGAACCATCTGACCAAGCCGGTCCCTCGACTGGGAATAGAGTCCCGCCATTTCATGAAAGTCCGTGGCCATGGTCTTTCCGCCGGAAATCAGGGAGGCACGGGCGGCACGGTCAAGAGGATGGTTCGCCACCGTTTCCCACGAACTCATGTAAGAAGACAGATGCTTGGCAAGACCCTGGGACTGGGCATTGGCAAAAAAGGAATCAATTTCTCCCAGGGAAATACGACTGGACTCATAAAATCCCAGCTTGGTCTTTTGCCGAATCATCTGATTGTCCAGGAACTGGTTCACCACACGCCGGACAGACTCACCCCGCACGCCGTTTCCGACCATGCCGGGAGATCCGTCACCCGGAACATTCTGGTCGAAGACCACCTCTTCCTGGGTATATCCGGGAGTATGGACATTCGCGATATTATTTCCGGCCGTTGAAAGTCCGGCCTGATTGGCCTCAATTCCTGAGGTGCCGATATTCAGGGTTCCCAGTATCCCGGACATGTCAGGTCCTCGTCGATACAAGGGTGGGGGCGGGAGATGAGACACCTCCCAGTCCACCCGAGGGGTTATAGGTATGGAACTGTCCCTGATCGGATGTCAGCGTCCGGACAAGGGAGGAAACAAGCTGACCGGATTCCTGGGCCAGAATCATGTTCACAGATGCCAGTTCGGACAGAAGGGAAAGTTCATGGCGCAAGGAGTGAAGATCGGAGAGATCGTCCCCTGTCAGGAGATCCGGGCGAAGGAGATGACGGACGTTTTCCCACTCCGAAAGCATCTCTGACAGGCGGTCCGATTGAAAGACCTTGTTTTCAACAACAGCCTCAAGCTCCGAAAGATCCGGAGAGACAAGACACTCCTGCTCGCGGACAAGACAGTCGACAACCACCCGGACCTGCCGGATGAGAAAGGAAAGACGTTCGGATAGGGGAATCTGACTGTCCATGTTTTCTCACCTTCCTGATCTGTCGGGGAACTCCGGAGAAAGATCCGGAAAGGACCCGACGGATCATCGCTTTCCGCGATTTTTGGCTTCACTGATGGCCTGTTCCACCATTTTCCGCAAAATGTCCCTGGCGGGAACATTGTATTCGCCCCGATGGATACGAGCTCTGAGTTCAATGACTTTTTCCATCCGGACAGAAGGCTCGCGATCGATCTGCTCGCGAATCTTTGCAACCTGACGGGCCGGACCGGAAATTACGACCATGTCCGTCTCGCCGGATGAGGACATTCCGGACTTTGAACCATCCACTTCTCTGGGAGAAGATACCCCCTCTGTGGCCGACTTTTTCTTCAGGGGCGCCGCATCCTGCCCCCCTGGAGCAGGTCCCTTGTTGCCGACCGAACCCCAATCCTCGCTCATCTCACAACCCTCCTATTCATAAACCACCTCATACGACTAATCGGTCAGGTTTAAGAAAAACTTTAGAGGAGGTGGACAAGGAGATCAATAGCTTTGCCAGCGTTTCGAAATCCCTAGGGAAGAAGCTTCAGTGCCGCCTGGGGAATCTGGTTCGCCTGGGACAGGACCGCCGTTCCGGACTGCTGAAGAATGCGGTCCCGCACGAATCGGGCTGTTTCCTTGGCAAAGTTCACATCCTTGATCTGGCTCTTCGAAGCAGCGACATTCACCAGTTCCGTATTCAGATTCCTGATGGTCCAGGTCATCCGGTCCTGAAAAGCGCCCAGCGTTCCCTGAATGGTGTTCAGCTCGGAAAGGGCACCGTCAATGGCGGAAATGGCGGACATCGCCATGGAGTAGCTCATGAGGGATGTGGCTCCGAGAGACATGATCAGGGTACTGTTCTGGTAAATACCCATGGCATCGGTACTGATGGAGGGAATCTTGACCAGAAGCCTGTTCGTGTCATCCGTTCCGGCGTCGATCTGGAAGATCAGACCGTTACTCATCGAGCCGTCAAGAACCTTCCTGCCATTGAAGTTGGTCACCATGGCCACCCGGTTGATTTCACTCATCAGATGCTGGTACTCGTTCTGGATCACCGAAAGGTTGTCCGGACTGTAGGTTCCGTTTGCCGCCTGAATTGCCAGGGACCTCATCTTGATCAGGATCTCGTTGTCGGTCAGAAGCGCACCGCCAACGGTCTGGATCAGCCCGGTCCCGTCGTTGGCATTCCTCACCGCCTGCTGGATCGACTTGATATAGCTTGTCATGACCTGTCCGATCGCATATCCGGCGGGATCGTCCGCAGGGGTGTTGACCCTGTATCCGCTGGACAGCCGATTGATGGAGCTGTTGAGGCGATCCTGTGTCTGGTTCAGATTGAACTGCGCTCCTAGACTTGCTGTATTGGTATTGATAACCATGCCGCTCATGCGTCAACCTCCCTGTTCGTGAGTTCTAAGCCACCACGTTGAATGAATCCCCGACTTTTCCCGCATCCACCGGTACAGGGGATTCATCCTGTCCCGACATTTCGTCGATCGCCTTTCCCGTTCCGGCCAATCCGGACATATTGGAAATGATCTCTTTTGCAACTCCGAGCCCCCCCGATCGGGCAAGATCCCTGGAAAGCTCACGCTGGTACATTTCCTCAGCGATCCCCATCCCCGGAGCCCTGTCCGGAAACCCGCTCCTGGGAACCGTTTTCCACATCTCCTTCACCATCATTCCAATCACGATGGATTCAAAGCGCGTCGCAGCCTGCCGAAGGGCCTTTTCTCGAGCGGGATCCACTTTCTCCCGGATCTGGACCATCCCTCCGTTTTTTTTTCCGCCAATATTCCCAAGGGAATTCATCCAATAACCCGAATCGTTGCATCCATGGCTCCGGCCTCCTTCAGTGCAAGCAAAATGGCAATCATATCCCTGGTCCCTGTCCCCAGCTGGTTTAACGCCCGAACAATGCTTCGCAATGTCACGGACCTCTCAACCCGGGAAAACCCGTTTCGTCCTGACGACTTGCCGCCAACCTTGACCGACAGGTTCTTCTGGGAGACCGCACAGGGGTAGACCCTTACACCACGCCCGATCACGATCGTTCCCGTTTCCTGATTGATGACAATGAGTGGACGTGAATCGGGAGTCACTTCGATCGAGAGGATTCTGGCCATGAATGCCACGACATTCCCCTCCTCCCCATCCGGAACCCGTACATCGACCGTTCCGGCATCCTCCGCTGTGGCCACCGACCCTGCAAAATCCGCGTTGATTCCCCGGACCACCCTGCTCGCCGTCAGGAAGCTTGGCTTGTCGAGATTGATCCAGAGGTGTTTGCGGCCGTTATAAACAACCGGAACATTGCGGACCACAAGGCCTCCATCGGAAAGGCGTCCTGATGTCGCCTGCGGCTTGTTTCCCTTCTTTGCTCCCCCGGCAGTGGCTCCTGCGGCCGCCGGCGTTTTCCGGATCTTGTCCGGCGCAGTCTCGATCACCCCCTGGGCGGTTGCGTAGATCTTTCCATCCGGTCCCTTCAGTGCCGACATCAATAACGTCCCTCCCGAAAGATCCGTGGCATCCCCTATGGAAGAGACACGGACGGTAAAACGACCGCCCAGACGGGTAAAGGGGGGCAGTTTTGCCGTCAGAAGAACCGCCGCAACATTGTGGCCGTGAATGCCGGACTGGAGCTCGGTCATGTTGACCCCAAGCCTTGAGAGGGTCGAGACCAGAGACTGCCGGGTAAAGGGAGAGAGCTTCGTGTCTCCCGTTCCCCGAAGCCCAACAATCAGTCCGTATCCGACAAGCGGGTTATCGGTGACACCTTCAACGTGGGCAATATCCTCAATTCGCAAAGCCAGGACCTGATCCGGAGAGGCCAGTGAAATGACAACCGTCATGATCAGACAAATGCCCAAAAACCAGGAAAGGACATTCCGGAGATTCTTCATTTCGCCCCTCCTCCCGCTCCTGCTTCAGGGGCAGTCGTCTTTTTGACCAGCTTGGTCGGTGGTGGAGATGACACCTTTGGAAGCGGTCTTGAGGCCGATTTCGGTTTTTCAAATGAGCTTTCCTTGATCGGCGAAGGGGTATCCAGACGATATTTCAGGTCCGAGATCTGACCCATCGAGACCGTATTTTTGGGACCGAGATCGGTTTCGTTCACCCAACCGGTAATGACATACCTGAGAACCTGTCTTTTCTCCCTGATCGTCTGTCTCACCATGATGAAAAGTCTTCCTCCCGGCAGTGTCCTGACCACAAACCCCGATAAAGTTGTCACCTTGTCCTGATCCATTCCCGGAAGCTTATTCTTCGGAGGAATGCTTACCAGTAGCAAATCCCCTGCCAAAAGAGCGTGATGATCACTGGCAAGGTCCATAAATCCATCTTCATCAGGTATCTGGCCGTCAAAAAACTCTCTCGTCACAACAGGAGACATGGGATGCGGAGCCGCATCGACCAGAACCGGCCTTGTTGTCTTTGTCACCGGGGTACACCCCTGTCCCAGAAGAAAAGAGCTCCAGAGGAGGAAAAAAATTCCCCCTCTTAAAAACCCGGAAAAGGTCCGTGATTCCCGATGAAGACCAGATCGAGACTGATTTGGGGAAAAGAGTGCCTTCATGGCAACTTTTCCCCTTCATTCCCGGAATCCATTTCCATACCTCCGGTCTTTTCCGATAAATCCGCCATTTCCACAACAATGCGGTCGGCACCGGAAACCTTTCCCCGAAGACGGGCTCCTGACCGGGAGTTGACCACCGTAACCATCTCCCCCATTCCGCCATCGTTTTGGGCGATTCCCGGCAGGGAGATTTCAAATCCTGAGCCCTTGGCCAAAATTCTCACCTCATCCCCGGAACGGACAAGATTCTCTTCAATCTCACCGCCTCCTGTGGACAGGATTTCCCTGGAGGAGACGTTCTTGGGGATCGAGGCGTCAAAATAAAGGACCTCGGAAATAATGGCCCCGTTCTGGACCTCCATCGCCATATGAATGACACCTGTAGACGAATCCATCGACTCCACCGTGACCCTACCTCCTGTGGGAGGGTCTCCATAGTCCTGAAAACTTCTGGGGGGATTTTTGAGAACCATCCGTCGACCGGAGGGAAGATGCAGGGCCTGTCGTGACATCTGGAGCAGAACATCCTGATTCACCGAGAATATCCCGGGCGATGACGGAGCGATCAGCGGATCCTGTCCCCAGGCCATCCCGGAAAAGAAAAGCACCGGCAGGATTCCTGCAACGATTCCGCAAAAAGCGTCTTGGCTCTTCATCCCACTCCTCCGTCCACTCACAGAGACGCCGTATATCCCAGCATCTGGTTGACCGTACGGATACCGGTGGCATCCATCTGGTATGCCCTCTGGCCAATCACCATATTGACAAGCTCTTCGGCGACATTGACGTTCGACGCCTCCAGAAATCCCGGCAAAAGATGGCCTGCCCCATTCACTCCGGGGTTTGACAACTGTGGAGCGCCGGAGGCCTGCGTTTCCATGTAAAGGTTGTTTCCCCTTGACTCAAGACCAGCGGGGTTTATGAACTGGGCCAAAACCAGCTGGCCGATTCTTGTTGGACGAATCTGGCCTGGAAGGTTGACGGTGATTTCCCCGTCACCGGAAATCGTGACCGTTTTGGCATTTGGCGGAATGCTGACGGGCGGGTCCACAAGCTGCCCGTCAGAGTTCACGAGCCGGCCTTTCCCGTCGATATTCAGGGTTCCATCCCTTGTGTAGGCGATTCTTCCGTCAGGGAGGCGGACCTGTAGAAATCCGTTCCCCTGGATCGCCACATCCAGAGGGGAGCCTGTTTGCCGGAAGGAGCCCTGGAGAAAAATCTTTTGCACAGACCCTGCGCGAACTCCGAGACCCACCTGGAGACCCGTTGGACTTTGATTTCCGAGAAGGCTCTGGGACTCGCCAGGAGGGACCATCGTCTGATACATCAGATCCTGAAAATTCGCCCGCTGGCGCTTGTATGCTGTGGTATTGACGTTTGCCATGTTATTGGTGATGACATCAAGATTGGTCTGCTGGGCTTCCATTCCGGAGGCTGCGTTCCAAAGTGCGCTGAACATCGAAAGGGCTCCTTCCAAGAAACCGGATCGTCAGGATCCGGAATCGCGGTGGGTGATTGAAAATCTGTCAGGCAATGATCGAAATATCGTTAACCGTCCGGTTTGTCAGCTCGTTCATGGCTTTCATCACCTGAACATGTGTCTGGAAAGCCCTCATCGCCTGGATCATCCGGACCATTTCGGCGGTTCCGTTCACATTCGAGGTTTCATATCCACCATCCATGACCCTGGGCTTGGCAACAGGATCGATTTTTCCCGATTGAAAAAGACCCTCCCCTATTTTTGAGAGGCTTTGCACCCCGTCCCTCGGCGTATAGATTCCAAGTTTCGCGACAAACTGATTTCCCTTGAAGAGAGATCCGTCAGCGCGAACACGGATGGTCAGATCCTTGCCACCAACGGGAAGTTTGACCGGCTCACCCTTTTGGTCAAGGACCTGATATCCCTCATGGGTCACAAGCCCACCGGTCTCATCCATCGTGAAGCGGCCATTTCGGGTCAGGAAGTCTCCCTTTGGGGTCGAGACATGAAAAAAACCGTCGCCGTTAATGGCCATGTCGAGAGGATTGCCGGTCTGGCGGATCATCCCCTGGCTATAGCGGACATGGATCCGGTCAACCCCCGAATGGGGGACATCCTGACCGGCCATTCCCCATGGATCCGGAAACTCTCCCCAGGGAGTGAGATTCGTTCCCGGCTGGGTCTCCGGCTTTTTGACCAGAAGCTCCTTGTGGGGCATATAAGTCTGAAATGTCACCCGGTCTTTCTTGAACCCGGGTGTATCCACATTGGCCAGATTGTTGGTGAGAACTTCCATCAACTGTTCTTGTCCCTGTGCTCCGGATACAAGTGCAAACTCTCCCTGCCTCATCCTGACCTCCTCTCCGATTCCAAAAACATTCCGGTGAGACAAAAGCAATATATATGCCAAATCCGTTTTCCCGTAGAAAAAGATCAGGCCTGGCAAGAGAAAATACGCGCCCGGATTTGGACGGATTCAAGGATTGGAGGAAGCACGGGAAGGCTATCGGCAAATTTTGCCTATTTCATCAGAGGGTCTTTTCGTCACCTTT
Encoded proteins:
- a CDS encoding flagellin N-terminal helical domain-containing protein, with amino-acid sequence MSGMIINDNIASMNAQYNLNRTQEALAKHINRLSSGYRVNSPADDPAGYAISQRMGGQVLSYNAAIRNANDGTHLLQTASGALMTDNTLLLKMRQLAIQAANGTYSDKDLKVLNQEYQHLNSEISRIARVTDFNGMKILDGSHSEFKFHVGIYTSIDDRLSVKMGKLDASSLGIGSTKILDRSDAKNAIDRLDSALEKITQVQGSIGAIQNRMEWTIKNLNNATTNVQASRAGIRDVNFASETAAFTKRQILSQSGAAVLAQANLIPQAAIKLLP
- the fliW gene encoding flagellar assembly protein FliW, with the protein product MTIETTRFGTIPLDPERVLTFPEGVLGFPGLTRYLLLETGENSLFYWLQSVEEPSLAFVVMDPSELVPDYASRVLAVMPDKAFLGSDLSLMVVVTIPGEHMEEMTANLQGPLVVLTGDRTGKQFVLFDDDGWLRFPLFKGEQEKSAGASGDS
- the csrA gene encoding carbon storage regulator CsrA, with the translated sequence MLILTRKVGEGITIGDGIRIVVIEVKGGSVRLGVEAPTEMSVHRDEVFDRIMEENRKAATTTPDQMKLLNSRYAKKQKGSGDNPPKSPGEGGK
- a CDS encoding flagellin N-terminal helical domain-containing protein; translation: MIRVTGLMTGREVVDAHDRSIENLYDVDRQISSGKRFEKPGDAPERMGESLRVNRTLAVARQVVENAREGVVKLQLMESILDQVGSLVIHAKAMAVRMSNDTMVPENRRVEAQEMLRVLEQIVSLANTKSGEQYLFSGTNVTVEPFVFPDPKNHPASVAYQGNDSRSYVQQGFTSSVREAGLMRVSEVGSRMLGDSVSDPGGTSLLPVMRRFINALQSNDTQGIRSSIDSLENASHQITEKAAVLGTRERSLRRTLHRLERYQISLKTLKSENEDVDIAKAVSELSLNQNLLAVSTKASRNIIQNTQNALFS
- the flgK gene encoding flagellar hook-associated protein FlgK, translated to MSGILGTLNIGTSGIEANQAGLSTAGNNIANVHTPGYTQEEVVFDQNVPGDGSPGMVGNGVRGESVRRVVNQFLDNQMIRQKTKLGFYESSRISLGEIDSFFANAQSQGLAKHLSSYMSSWETVANHPLDRAARASLISGGKTMATDFHEMAGLYSQSRDRLGQMVQEDVARVNVDLGKIAALNRQIIKAKSGGESPNTLIDQRAVLAAKVSKALNAHFFQDRKGAMTLHLGGQISVSDVENGTLSSRIDPVTDSVRILIDPPGHSGSGPIDITDRIKGGTIGGYLNVRDVKIKDLEQHLDILAHSVINHVNAVHASGYGLSGATGVNFFHPTVTVTQDGQGSGVTVVANAVEPNRADHPLTVSVSAGKVTVTDGRTGAVVATSQISGGAGTLKVDGYSLRITTSGKSPGGTFHVSGGNDVAGAALGMEVEVKDPADLAAARHPVSQGKNAGDNRNAHDLFGLLSDRVHFAGTDRTATLHDFYSQTVAQVGSWSREARDNYKAQMVIEKGLKNQRMSVSGVSIADESARIIQYEKAYQASASLVQMTNRLLDTLVHLPNQA
- a CDS encoding flagellar export chaperone FlgN, producing MDSQIPLSERLSFLIRQVRVVVDCLVREQECLVSPDLSELEAVVENKVFQSDRLSEMLSEWENVRHLLRPDLLTGDDLSDLHSLRHELSLLSELASVNMILAQESGQLVSSLVRTLTSDQGQFHTYNPSGGLGGVSSPAPTLVSTRT
- the flgM gene encoding flagellar biosynthesis anti-sigma factor FlgM; translated protein: MSEDWGSVGNKGPAPGGQDAAPLKKKSATEGVSSPREVDGSKSGMSSSGETDMVVISGPARQVAKIREQIDREPSVRMEKVIELRARIHRGEYNVPARDILRKMVEQAISEAKNRGKR
- a CDS encoding flagellin N-terminal helical domain-containing protein, with amino-acid sequence MSGMVINTNTASLGAQFNLNQTQDRLNSSINRLSSGYRVNTPADDPAGYAIGQVMTSYIKSIQQAVRNANDGTGLIQTVGGALLTDNEILIKMRSLAIQAANGTYSPDNLSVIQNEYQHLMSEINRVAMVTNFNGRKVLDGSMSNGLIFQIDAGTDDTNRLLVKIPSISTDAMGIYQNSTLIMSLGATSLMSYSMAMSAISAIDGALSELNTIQGTLGAFQDRMTWTIRNLNTELVNVAASKSQIKDVNFAKETARFVRDRILQQSGTAVLSQANQIPQAALKLLP
- a CDS encoding rod-binding protein; protein product: MNSLGNIGGKKNGGMVQIREKVDPAREKALRQAATRFESIVIGMMVKEMWKTVPRSGFPDRAPGMGIAEEMYQRELSRDLARSGGLGVAKEIISNMSGLAGTGKAIDEMSGQDESPVPVDAGKVGDSFNVVA
- a CDS encoding flagellar basal body P-ring protein FlgI codes for the protein MKNLRNVLSWFLGICLIMTVVISLASPDQVLALRIEDIAHVEGVTDNPLVGYGLIVGLRGTGDTKLSPFTRQSLVSTLSRLGVNMTELQSGIHGHNVAAVLLTAKLPPFTRLGGRFTVRVSSIGDATDLSGGTLLMSALKGPDGKIYATAQGVIETAPDKIRKTPAAAGATAGGAKKGNKPQATSGRLSDGGLVVRNVPVVYNGRKHLWINLDKPSFLTASRVVRGINADFAGSVATAEDAGTVDVRVPDGEEGNVVAFMARILSIEVTPDSRPLIVINQETGTIVIGRGVRVYPCAVSQKNLSVKVGGKSSGRNGFSRVERSVTLRSIVRALNQLGTGTRDMIAILLALKEAGAMDATIRVIG
- a CDS encoding flagellar basal body L-ring protein FlgH, giving the protein MTKTTRPVLVDAAPHPMSPVVTREFFDGQIPDEDGFMDLASDHHALLAGDLLLVSIPPKNKLPGMDQDKVTTLSGFVVRTLPGGRLFIMVRQTIREKRQVLRYVITGWVNETDLGPKNTVSMGQISDLKYRLDTPSPIKESSFEKPKSASRPLPKVSSPPPTKLVKKTTAPEAGAGGGAK
- a CDS encoding flagella basal body P-ring formation protein FlgA codes for the protein MKSQDAFCGIVAGILPVLFFSGMAWGQDPLIAPSSPGIFSVNQDVLLQMSRQALHLPSGRRMVLKNPPRSFQDYGDPPTGGRVTVESMDSSTGVIHMAMEVQNGAIISEVLYFDASIPKNVSSREILSTGGGEIEENLVRSGDEVRILAKGSGFEISLPGIAQNDGGMGEMVTVVNSRSGARLRGKVSGADRIVVEMADLSEKTGGMEMDSGNEGEKLP
- the flgG gene encoding flagellar basal-body rod protein FlgG gives rise to the protein MFSALWNAASGMEAQQTNLDVITNNMANVNTTAYKRQRANFQDLMYQTMVPPGESQSLLGNQSPTGLQVGLGVRAGSVQKIFLQGSFRQTGSPLDVAIQGNGFLQVRLPDGRIAYTRDGTLNIDGKGRLVNSDGQLVDPPVSIPPNAKTVTISGDGEITVNLPGQIRPTRIGQLVLAQFINPAGLESRGNNLYMETQASGAPQLSNPGVNGAGHLLPGFLEASNVNVAEELVNMVIGQRAYQMDATGIRTVNQMLGYTASL
- a CDS encoding flagellar hook-basal body protein → MAYILLLSHRNVFGIGEEVRMRQGEFALVSGAQGQEQLMEVLTNNLANVDTPGFKKDRVTFQTYMPHKELLVKKPETQPGTNLTPWGEFPDPWGMAGQDVPHSGVDRIHVRYSQGMIRQTGNPLDMAINGDGFFHVSTPKGDFLTRNGRFTMDETGGLVTHEGYQVLDQKGEPVKLPVGGKDLTIRVRADGSLFKGNQFVAKLGIYTPRDGVQSLSKIGEGLFQSGKIDPVAKPRVMDGGYETSNVNGTAEMVRMIQAMRAFQTHVQVMKAMNELTNRTVNDISIIA